From the genome of Chaetodon trifascialis isolate fChaTrf1 chromosome 4, fChaTrf1.hap1, whole genome shotgun sequence:
ATGCGTGCTGCTCAGAGCTGAACTAATGCCAGTAAAACCAAaagaatgagctgaaagaggctaaaagtcTCTGCAGAAGACGTGAAGTgcaccacacaaacatcagGTGGTAATCCTCTGTGGCTGTCACTACTAACAGTAACCATCACCTTCATTTGAATGGCAGCTTTCATACAAGGAATGCAGCTCAAAGCGCTTTTCAGCAGGGAAATGACGCTTCCCATGAAAGATAATAGAGTTGGAGAGTAAGTTATGATATCACAAGAAAAATGgcctgaggggaaaaaaaagccataATATTTGGATGAGAAAgtcttatttttactatttgTTAAtctggacatttttcatttgaattgtgtttttggctgTAATTATAGTTGCTGCCATGAGAGTTGCTAACTGTGCAGCTTCTAACCTTTGGCCTGACCTTTCTTGTTCTTGGCACTGTTGTACTTCTCAggtgtatttctttctttggttTTGCGTGTGTCAAAAGTTTTGGGGGGGCTTCATATTGATTTGACATGTAACTCCCTGACAACCAGTTTAAATGTCACAAGTCATAAGATCTGTCTGTTGTGAAGGTTTGGCAACTGTAGACCATGTCCGGCTTCTGGCTTCGACCTTTCCAGATGTACCTTTCCCGTACGCTGCTTTAAAGCCTGTGTGAGGGTCAGTAATGCTGGAAAATCCAGACAGCGAGGAGGGGCCTTGGTTAAAATCGTATGAACATCAGCCGGATTGGACAGCAGGAGCTACAGTCCAGAGGCTCTTCATCCTTCTCTAACAGTCCAGAAACTGTGGTCTGTGTGAGCGTCTCGGGTCGCCTCTTATTAGGGAAGATTTTATCATGCATCAGTTTAAGAATGAGGGTAAGTTTTGAGGAAAATGCTGCATGAAATTGTTCTCATCAGCAGATGTCGGGCTGATCTCTGAAATTGCACTCTTGGCAGCTGAATGCCTTAATTGATGATCCATCAACTTGCTGGCTTTTCCCCTGTTCTCATGGAAAACCTGTCTTGGCTTCAGCagcttctttctgtctgcataGTACAAAGGTTATGAAATTCACAGTTTTTCCCTCTGGGGATCCCGTAGGAGCAGAAAGTCAGGGTTAAAGGTCCAGCATGTAGGAGCAAGTCCTCCGCCAGGATGGACAACATTCAGCTTTTCCTCTCCACTGCTGACGGGTTCATGACAAACAACtgagcaagagaaaaaaaaacaaacaaagtttGTCCGTCAATCCGATAAGAAACTGTATGAAATAAGCAAATAAAGATATTAAAGCGTGGATAATCACATATAAACAGAGAATCGTACGCTGGTattcagagacaaaacaaagatgatTCAGCATTATCTTAACTCCAATGTGAAAAGGAAATTATCATGCAAAGAAAGAACAATTTGTGAGATTTCAATATacacagtgagctgcagctggtgTTTACCGTTTTATGACGTGCTCATTTTCACATCAGTGAGTCTATGAAGGCCATAGCCAAAATGTTGAGGTCTGCAGGAAATTCTGTTCACCGTAACAACGATATTCAGCTTACAGGAGCATCAGAAAAGTCCAGATGTCAGAGGTGTGGACGCACCACAGGTGAGACCGCGAGGGATCTCCAGCCGATTCATCCAGTCAGCAGTCCGGACTGGGAATTGATAAAACTGTCCAATCAGTATTCTAGTGTGTGTCTACGGCTGCTATGCAACTTATTGCATATTCAGAGCCCATTATCAATGAACATGGCTGGAGTTACAGTTACATAACAGTCTGGTAGTAAAGAACCTGCAGCCTGTATTTGTCCCAAAGGGCTGAAACAAACAGTTCCACTTTGGACATTTGGGAAAAATCTCTCCTGCTGTGCAGCGAAGGCACCGAGTCTGCAGAACCGTCGGCTTTGATCTCAGCTCTGTCCGTAAAACACGACATGAAGAGAAGCACGATTAGAAATCCTGTTGGCCGTGATGGCAGCGCGGTTAGTGAGAGTTGGGTCCGCACTACATCAAGTCTGGATCATTGAGTGCACATGAAGCTGCCTTTGGTGTAAAGATTGAAAAGAGTGCCTGTGTCGCATTAGAGATGTTCTGTTCCCCTGATGTTTTCACAGTTAGTCATAGGTTTATCTGTGAGTCAACAATGTTTCAGTGTCAGGAAATCTGATGTGTGTAAGTGCTTTCATAGTGTTTCTGTTGTAGATACTGTACAGTAATGTCATGTACTGATCTGTGTAAAGGAGCATTTTACTGCTCATAAACTGAACTTTTAATTTGTAAGAGGAAGAATGTGTTTGATTATTTCTTCCTTCAAAAGTAACAAAGCCTCCATTCCAGTAAAGTACCTTTTTTCAGCTGTTCAGTTGTAAACGTATGGTTTTCTGTAAGAGATCGATATTTCATTTCTGAGTTATCGCACCTTTGTGTGCAATTAAGTTTTAATTTTGTACAGCTGCGCAGTTGGTAATTTTACTAGAGTCATTACTGAGCCATTATTGTCAGACCTCATCTAGCTTATCGTATTTTATGTATTCCCCTTTCTGCACACAGCGGGGTGTCTGCTGGAGGAGTGCAGTGGCTGCTTTGGAAATTTCTTTTTGGAAAGCTACTCCCTCGTTGTGTGGGAGAAAAGTTAAAATATATACAGGGTAACTAAAGGTACCTGGATAAGGTCAGAGCATTAAATAAGCCAAATTTCGCTGAAAATGAGCCCCgctgtcttgtttttcttgatttGAAGAAGGTCATAAAGTAGTTTGAAGGTTTTATTCTAAGtttctgcagacaaacagaccaGCAAGCATGCAGCTTATTCCAGTACGATTGGTTTGTTCAGACAGGAGGTTAAATGTCGCTGGATTGTATGATATTACAGAGCAGGAGTTTTTCTCAATAGAATAATGTCATTTTGCTGTTGTCGcttgttttcatcatgtttttggGATAGACGCGTCTCTCCTGGAGCGAGGTGACAGCGCCTCCTGCTCTGCGTTATCTTCGCTGCTCAGAAACGCTGGATGTTTCATTTGGAGCCTGCTGATTATGagtcattgatttttttatttacaccAAAGCAAGAACCTCTGAAACATGTGACTTCCCCTCAGCTTTGTCATGAAGAAGGCTCTCTTTATGTGAAAAGGTCACGTATTGTGGAGACAAAGGCCAGTATACCAACGCTCCATCGAACTGATGGAGAAAAGTCTCTCCACCCCTGGAAGCTCGCCTGCTTTCTGACTGTTCACCCGACTGCTGAGTGTTTTAACGAGTGTGCATCTTTGCTTTGCAGCAACATGTTCCCATCCAATCTGGTCCAGGCCACATTTCAGCAGGTAACACCTTTGACAGCACTCTCAAACACAAAGGCTCCCCTTTTTTTCCGACTCAAGGTCTTAATTCAggtctttttctgcttctgctcccTGGCAACAGTATCGAACGAGTAGCGAGTACATTGTGAAGCCTAAACCAACGGTGAGTCAGGCCCAATCAGAGTCCACCACGCGGCGAGCGCTCATCTACGGCATCCAGGACGATAATGGAACTGACATCCAGAACTTTGCCCTTGACCTGACGCCGCCTCCTGATGTACTCATACGCACTCGAGAAGGAACAAGCGATGGGATGAACGTCCttggaattgtcattttttcaGCCACTATGGGTAAAAAGTTCTTCCCTGAATCCTGATGTGTCCTTTGTCATCTGGAGTCAGCAGCCACGTTAAAGACCGTGTGGTGTGTTTCCACAGGTATTATGCTGGGAAGGATGGGGCCCAATGGCAGCGCCTTGGTGAACTTCTGCCAGAGCCTGAATGAGGCCGTCCTCAGAATTGTTGCCATTGTTATCTGGTAATGATTTCTTTAAAGAGACTGTTTTACTGAAGGAGTCTGTTAATGTCTTTAAACAGACATCTGCACATGAATCTGTGGGCAAGGGACAAAATATTATTTGTCGTCCGAGTAGAATTGACCAATCAGGTTTGATcgggctttggttgcatgcaaACAGACCATATTCAGAGCAAAAGAtaacttcagtgttttttagcttttttaagttcgtctgcattcatatgcagatatctgttaCAGAGACGAACCGAAATGTTGAGTTGTGGTCGATCAATGAGCGGCGCCAAGAGGACGTCATGGCCTGGATATCAGTTATCCGGGTATCTGCAGGCTACGCCTCGCCATAGCTGAGGCTCCTTCTGACACGGATGAACATCAGGACTCAAATGACATCAAAGCTCATATAAgatgactgcagtgtgtgtttattaaaCTGTGTCAGGATTTAATTGATATTGAAGTAATCAAGAATGTTAAAAATAATCAGTCAATCATCAGCTGCCACTGAATAGCACGCTGACACTAGACGCAGGTCAAACTGATCATTAGAGCACTGATCACTGAGGCTGATTCATTCTTATGGTTTTCATTAAACAGCCATGAATCCAGTGTGAGCCACCATTGCTGACTTTGAGCTTCCCCTCGTCCTGTCAGGTACTTCCCGTTCGGCATCGTGTTCCTGGTGGCCGGTAAGATCCTGGAGATGAGCGATCCGTCGGCAATGGGGAAGAAGCTGGGTTTCTACGCCGTCACCGTGGTGTTTGGCCTGGTGCTGCACGGCTTGTTCATCCTACCTGCCATGTACTTCTTCATCACCAAGAAGAGCCCCATCGTTTACATACGGGGAATTCTGCAAGCCCTGCTCATCGCCCTGGCAACCTCTTCCAGGTAAACAGGTGCAGGGTGAACAAACTCGCCGTTACACTCGTTCTCTGTTGATGTGAAAAGATTTTATTCTCCCTCATCCCTGAGTCCTGACAGCACACATCCTTTCTTTTACTGGAACAAAGCGATGCTGAGAAAacatctggtgtgtgtgtgcgtgcgtgtgtgtgtgcgtgtgtgtgtgggtagaGATGGGAATGTAAAGGGGCATTCCACACATTCGATtagactgcgtgtgtgtgtgcgtgcatgtgtgtacgtgtgcacatgtgcgtgcgtgcgtaggTCTGCGCGTGCTTCTGATGTGTGGGATGTAGCTCGGTTTAGACGACGGTcacagtgtttttacatgtttcagCTCGCTCACGTTAGCAAACACCACATTCACTGTGGGAGATTTCAGGCTGCTTTAATTTTCAACACATGTGGACATGAATGAAATGCTGCGACGGCCTGGAAGGTAAGAAGCCACAAACAACAGGGCGCTGTGGAAAATGCTCCTCGGCGGTGTAACGCTGTAAAGCGATCCTTGCCCTCATGGCACgctggagagtgtgtgttcgGCTCGTGGTGCCGGACACACACTCCAtgtgcagttttcagccatCTGCTGTGTGCCTGAAAAACATCATGGTAGCTCCTCTCATGTCTTCCCATTCAGtttcagcttcttcctctctcccctccgcTCTGAGTGATCTCCgtcttcttctgtcctcctcagctctgccaCATTGCCTATAACCTTCAAGTGCCTCTTAGAGAACAACCACATCGATCGCCGCATCATCCGCTTTGTGCTCCCTGTGGGCGCCACCATCAACATGGACGGCACCGCTCTCTATGAGGCTGTGGCGGCAATATTCATCGCACAAGTTAATAATTACGAGCTGGACTTTGGCCAGATCATCACCATCAGGTCAGTGGACCTCGCTCTCTCCCATCTGTGCTTCTAAGCTCATTATGGTTGGGATTTTGAAGCAATGATATTAACAACAATAAATCCTTTACAGTGAACTGCAGaaatgtgcatatatgtgttttctgtgatattCTGACCTGATTTGCTGCAGTGCAGATGTAGGAAGGTGTCTCACTGGTATAAATGCTAGCTTTGAACTCcatacataaacacagtgaGGACGGAAAGAGTGACGATGGATCTGAGGTGCCTTCATTGTTTTGGACCCACTGTTATACGAGCATCAGTCAGCGCTTTTTGAGTCATCGCTCCTTCCTCGAAAACAGTGACAGATCAAAGAAGGCCGAGCTTCAGCCTCCATCGGGTGCAGCAGGTCCTGCCTCTCCTCGAGCAATGCCAGGAATCACAGTAAACACATGGACGGTCATTGACGAGCAGCTGAACCGAGGATACAGTCTTGAAGCCTCTGGCCAGGCTCAGCAGTGAGAGGACGCCTGATCAAACAGATGCAGGAGGGATAATATGTTGATGAATGTTTAGGCAGCCAGATCTGCCTTCAGGTGGAAATCCAAACACATTCGaatgtgtttaatgtgtttagGATAAAACTCTTTCTTACTCCGTTTAGGTGGATCCTGACTGAGCTGTTCTGTGTGCCTGAAGTGAGCCGTGTGTGCAAACACGTTCAGACAAACCTGTTTGAAGCTAATCTGAATCAACGCTCGGAGGCAGGGTGAAGCCTGCTGTCAAATGATGGACATCCATCCAAACAACGGGCAAATTTCAATGGAATTTCCACAAAATTTgcaaaagaaaatcacaatgaATGCACGTTTCCATCCACGCTGGTCACATGTCAGACAGTGGAAACCACTGCGCTTTGTCCTGagttctgttgtttgtgtgcagaatgaatgaatgaatgtctctgctctctggtcaGCAGACGTCTCCACGATGCACGTGAGGAGaatttttttgatattttaacgCTGTGAGGACAAAGGAGAATCTCTGAGGAGCTCATTCGCACATGTCCGCTGCATTCAAGGACAAATCTTTAACCCAGAATTACATATTTAGACGTACCTGTGAAGAGCAGCGTCATAAATTACTATCAGCTAAGAGTTTTGATATCGTCACCACGTCATCATCACAGGAACAAATGAAACGGGTTTGTGCTTCGTCCCTCAGTTGTCAGCCTCATATTTACCGCTGAACGTCTTTCTGTATAATTCCATACAACTGTAGATTGAAACTATCCGCTTATCTCTGAAAAATGGCCATGTGGCCTCGATAAACCAGCATATCCCTGTCACGCCACTGCTGGACCTCTGACCCCAACCCCcccgctgacacacacacacacacatcacctccCACCatcatgttgtgtgttgtgatgaGTGGTGGGATCATCCCATCTTCAACCTCTGGATCTGCAGCAGATATCAGACGTTCGTGTGATGTAGTTCACCGTCCACACGGCCTCTGCTGTTACACGCTCGTCTCATTTCGAACATCAGAGACGATGCTTCTTATCggtcagtctgctgctgtctgccgcTGCCCACTCAAATGATCTTTGAGACCAATTAATGATCCCCTGCTGTTTGACGTGCAGCACTGAAAAAGACCTGCAGGTGGGTTATGATGTAGGAGTTTCCCCTGAAGGCCGCTAAAGGTAGAATCTGATATCTTTATCTTTGATATCTTTGATATCTTTTGAATCATTCTGAtgatggcagcagcagtgaatacattatattatatgtatatatatgttatATCATAAACTCTGATATCAGATGAGGGATATGTCCAGTGGCAaagattttacatttatttcctaTTATAATTTCTGCACATGGCGACCATGTTCAGCCTTTTGGACGCCATCTGACGCCTCCGTCTTCTTTCAGTGACGTTGTTCTTGCTTCTGGTTTTTCTGTGTAATTCCAAAGTTGTGCTCCCTTCAGGCCAGAAGAGGCCTCATAACCTCCTCAGACATCCGTTTTATATCAGCTCAGGTCTCCTGCCAGCCTTCAGAGGACTTGAAGGATCCAGGAGCTTCCCTTATCTTCAAGTTAGTTCTGTAAATGTGTACATAAGCTAAAAAATGCTACGTGTAGATCTATGAAGGGTCACAAATCATCCACTATGCACATAATTCCTACAATACTGAGCTGGTTTGTCAGGGTGTCTCTGATGGCAGCGCCGAGTCAGAAATTAACTCTGGGATAATATTTGCACATGCAAATTTCACGCGAAATTTCAACACTGAGGTATCAGAAAATATGGCGCTGGAGTAACAGGAGAGAGTAAAATCGATGGATAGAAGATTGcatctggaggaggagagtgcaAACAAGCCTTCAGTGGGAAAACTCTTCTCTGCGACCTTCAGTTCATTATGACATCCACAGAAAACGCAGTTTTTCCTCATAATGTTCGTTAATTCACACCAGGCTTCTCCCCGTAATCACACCGACTTCCTcactctgcagcatcacagccacagcagccaGCATCGGCGCAGCGGGGATACCACAGGCCGGACTGGTCACCATGGTCATCGTGCTAACATCCGTTGGGTTGCCAACTGATGACATCACTCTCATCATCGCAGTCGATTGGGCATTGTAAGTAGCATGTGTGCGCACGTCCGCGTCCTTTGAGTCGAACTGATGCAAAGGCCCAGAAACGTTTCAGCTCGTCTCACTCGTCCTCCTTGTCAAATGTCCTCCTCGTCCACAGGGACAGATTCCGCACCATGGTGAATGTCATGGGGGACGCTTTGGCCACAGGCATCATGGCACACATTTGCAGGAAAGACTTCATGAAGGAGGGAGATGGGGTGAGTTCGAACTTGGCTTCAGTCCTGAAAGagttgttttctctgcagaaagTGACAAAACTAACGAGGAGATGTGACAGAAAGACGTTaaagtgagctgcagaggtggTTGTGAATGATCCAGCTGTTGGTGCTGTCAGCACTGCTTCCTGAAACTGAAAATCACAGTTTACTTAAATGTCAAACTCTCCaaaacagaagacattttggaagaaaggatgtttttgtctgtaattaTAAACATAATCAAATtataatgaaaaatgtaataatggGTCGTCAGTGCTAGCAGCTTATTACGACTGATATTTCCGTGTATTGTTAGGCGCGACCTGTAGTGGCCGTTGTAGTtgggaaaggagagagcactCTGGCTGTCAGTCACGCTTCTTTCTCATCTGTCCATTTCCTTCCTGACGTCATC
Proteins encoded in this window:
- the slc1a7b gene encoding solute carrier family 1 member 7b, whose translation is MAVALDAVWVRVKNVCKQNGLLIMSVLAVVIGCLLGFFLRTRRLTEQEVKYFQFPGELLMRMLKMLILPLVVSSLMSGLAALDAKCSSRLGLITVSYYLWTTFVAVIVGIIMVSIIHPGGAAQKEDSEDSGKPIMSSADALLDLIRNMFPSNLVQATFQQYRTSSEYIVKPKPTVSQAQSESTTRRALIYGIQDDNGTDIQNFALDLTPPPDVLIRTREGTSDGMNVLGIVIFSATMGIMLGRMGPNGSALVNFCQSLNEAVLRIVAIVIWYFPFGIVFLVAGKILEMSDPSAMGKKLGFYAVTVVFGLVLHGLFILPAMYFFITKKSPIVYIRGILQALLIALATSSSSATLPITFKCLLENNHIDRRIIRFVLPVGATINMDGTALYEAVAAIFIAQVNNYELDFGQIITISITATAASIGAAGIPQAGLVTMVIVLTSVGLPTDDITLIIAVDWALDRFRTMVNVMGDALATGIMAHICRKDFMKEGDGVPLICETKPVINTPPLMNCHNNNGNYRPPSSGVKHELIPSDVARLMQLEEGVRPPAERKKPPIPPRHLKKSKEHCTIDMNGLETNV